The following proteins are co-located in the Castanea sativa cultivar Marrone di Chiusa Pesio chromosome 8, ASM4071231v1 genome:
- the LOC142607691 gene encoding ras-related protein Rab11C, with protein MAHRVDHEYDYLFKIVLIGDSGVGKSNILSRFTRNEFCLESKSTIGVEFATRTLQVEGKTVKAQIWDTAGQERYRAITSAYYRGAVGALLVYDITKRQTFDNVQRWLRELRDHADSNIVIMMVGNKSDLNHLRAVSEQDGQALAEREGLSFLETSALEATNIEKAFQTILTEIYQIISKKALAAQEATAGTTLPGQGTTINVSDASGNANKRACCST; from the exons aTGGCGCATAGAGTGGACCACGAGTACGACTACCTGTTCAAGATCGTGTTGATCGGGGACTCTGGTGTCGGAAAATCCAACATTCTCTCCAGGTTCACGCGCAACGAATTTTGCTTAGAATCCAAGTCCACCATCGGCGTCGAATTCGCCACCAGAACTCTCCAG GTAGAAGGAAAAACAGTTAAGGCACAGATATGGGATACCGCAGGTCAGGAGCGATACCGTGCTATCACCAGTGCTTATTATAGAGGAGCTGTTGGGGCACTGCTTGTCTATGACATAACTAAGAGGCAGACTTTTGACAATGTCCAAAGGTGGCTCCGTGAGTTGAGGGACCATGCAGATTCTAACATTGTCATCATGATGGTGGGGAATAAGTCTGACTTGAACCATCTTAGAGCTGTTTCAGAGCAAGATGGTCAGGCCTTGGCCGAGAGGGAAGGTCTCTCATTTCTTGAGACATCAGCTTTAGAAGCAACAAACATTGAAAAGGCATTCCAGACCATTTTGACGGAGATCTACCAAATCATAAGCAAAAAAGCATTAGCAGCTCAGGAAGCAACCGCCGGTACCACTCTTCCTGGTCAAGGGACCACTATCAATGTTTCTGATGCATCAGGGAATGCAAACAAGAGAGCTTGCTGTTCTACTTGA